A section of the Streptomyces sp. Je 1-369 genome encodes:
- the mtrB gene encoding MtrAB system histidine kinase MtrB — MSRDSSPTTPGGSGARSGRTGPGRRSSGFGRLVDGGLLLQGGVQGSPVLRLFVRWVRRPLLPAVRLWRRNIQLKVVATTLLMSLGVVLMLGFAVMSSVNNGLLKAKVKASQSQADGGFRAAQDSVNAARQSAGQGQGQDGSTADGRNAAVWMSDLVEQLSSGGQNAFAVVTLSPTSAGDSGSVRGSRASGGVEPILSVPEELRRQVDNGTGVYQANTRIVYDDGREPQSGLVIGKRLNDLNGDPYQLYYLFPLTQEEESLNLVRTTLATAGLFVVVLLGAIAWLVVRQVVTPVRMAAGIAERLSAGRLQERMKVTGEDDIARLGEAFNKMAQNLQLKIQQLEELSRMQRRFVSDVSHELRTPLTTVRMAADVIHEARVDFDPVTARSAELLADQLDRFESLLADLLEISRFDAGAAALEAEPIDLREVVRRVVGGAEMLAERKGTHIRVVGDQQPVVAEADARRVERVLRNLVVNAVEHGEGKDVVVRLAAAGGAVAVAVRDYGVGLKPGEATRVFSRFWRADPARARTTGGTGLGLSIALEDARLHGGWLQAWGEPGGGSQFRLTLPRTADEPLRGSPIPLEPDDSRRRRGLNDAGLPAGGAGKLATVPAQASATASERVSPPVPAKGPIPPRLLHAGPVDPTALPGNGSRVVPRRPVDGEPVGEPGEVNGTRGDGAEESGPIAGPDREEGNTRGR, encoded by the coding sequence ATGTCCCGGGACAGTTCTCCCACGACTCCCGGGGGTTCGGGGGCTCGCTCGGGGCGGACTGGACCGGGGCGGCGCTCGTCCGGGTTCGGGCGGCTCGTCGACGGCGGGTTGCTGTTGCAGGGCGGGGTGCAGGGCAGCCCTGTGCTGCGGCTCTTCGTGCGCTGGGTGCGCCGTCCACTGCTGCCCGCTGTGCGGCTGTGGCGGCGCAACATCCAGCTGAAGGTCGTCGCGACGACCTTGCTGATGTCGCTCGGTGTGGTGCTCATGCTCGGTTTCGCCGTCATGAGCTCGGTGAACAACGGCCTGCTCAAGGCCAAGGTGAAGGCGTCGCAGAGCCAGGCCGACGGTGGCTTCAGGGCGGCGCAGGACAGCGTCAACGCGGCACGGCAGAGCGCGGGGCAGGGGCAGGGCCAGGACGGCAGTACGGCTGATGGGCGTAATGCCGCGGTGTGGATGTCCGACCTGGTCGAGCAACTCTCCAGCGGTGGGCAGAACGCCTTCGCCGTCGTGACGCTGAGTCCGACCTCCGCGGGCGACTCCGGGAGCGTGCGGGGCTCGCGTGCCTCGGGTGGCGTGGAGCCGATCCTGAGCGTGCCGGAGGAGCTGCGCCGCCAGGTCGACAACGGCACGGGCGTCTACCAGGCCAATACGCGGATCGTCTACGACGACGGCCGGGAGCCGCAGTCGGGGCTGGTGATCGGCAAGCGCCTCAACGATCTCAACGGTGATCCGTACCAGCTGTACTACCTCTTTCCGCTGACGCAGGAGGAGGAGTCGCTGAACCTGGTCAGGACGACCCTCGCGACTGCCGGGCTCTTCGTCGTGGTGCTCCTCGGGGCCATCGCATGGCTGGTGGTGCGACAGGTCGTCACGCCGGTGCGGATGGCCGCGGGCATTGCAGAGCGGCTCTCCGCCGGGCGCCTTCAGGAACGTATGAAGGTCACCGGTGAGGACGACATCGCGCGGCTCGGTGAGGCCTTCAACAAGATGGCGCAGAACCTGCAGCTGAAGATCCAGCAGCTGGAGGAGCTGTCGCGGATGCAGCGACGGTTCGTGTCCGACGTGTCGCACGAGCTGCGGACGCCGTTGACGACCGTCCGGATGGCCGCCGATGTCATTCACGAGGCGCGGGTCGACTTCGATCCGGTGACCGCGCGGTCGGCCGAGTTGCTCGCCGATCAGCTGGACCGGTTCGAGTCGCTGCTCGCCGATCTGCTGGAGATCAGCAGGTTCGACGCGGGAGCGGCCGCGCTGGAGGCGGAGCCGATAGACCTCCGTGAGGTCGTGCGCAGGGTGGTCGGCGGTGCGGAGATGCTCGCCGAGCGCAAGGGCACGCACATACGGGTCGTGGGGGACCAGCAGCCCGTGGTCGCCGAGGCCGACGCGCGGCGTGTGGAGCGGGTGCTGCGCAATCTCGTCGTCAACGCCGTGGAGCACGGCGAGGGCAAGGACGTCGTGGTGCGGCTCGCCGCCGCGGGCGGCGCGGTCGCCGTCGCGGTGCGGGACTACGGAGTGGGCCTCAAGCCCGGCGAGGCGACGCGGGTGTTCAGCCGCTTCTGGCGGGCGGACCCGGCGCGGGCGCGTACCACCGGTGGTACGGGGCTCGGGCTGTCCATCGCACTGGAGGACGCGCGGCTGCACGGCGGCTGGCTGCAGGCGTGGGGGGAGCCGGGCGGGGGTTCGCAGTTCAGGCTTACGTTGCCGAGGACGGCGGACGAGCCGTTGCGGGGTTCGCCGATACCACTGGAGCCCGACGATTCGCGCAGGCGCCGCGGTCTGAACGACGCGGGGCTGCCCGCCGGGGGCGCCGGGAAGCTGGCCACGGTTCCCGCGCAGGCGTCCGCGACGGCGTCCGAGAGGGTGTCGCCGCCCGTGCCGGCGAAGGGGCCCATACCGCCGCGGCTCCTGCACGCGGGACCCGTGGATCCGACGGCGCTGCCCGGCAACGGGTCGCGGGTCGTGCCGCGTCGGCCGGTGGACGGCGAGCCGGTCGGTGAGCCGGGTGAGGTGAACGGGACGCGTGGGGACGGCGCCGAGGAGTCGGGGCCGATCGCGGGCCCGGACAGGGAAGAGGGGAACACCCGTGGGCGCTGA
- the mtrA gene encoding two-component system response regulator MtrA, with amino-acid sequence MMSGMKGRVLVVDDDTALAEMLGIVLRGEGFEPSFVADGDKALAAFREAKPDLVLLDLMLPGRDGIEVCRLIRAESGVPIVMLTAKSDTVDVVVGLESGADDYIVKPFKPKELVARIRARLRRSEEPAPEQLAIGDLVIDVAGHSVKRDGQSIALTPLEFDLLVALARKPWQVFTREVLLEQVWGYRHAADTRLVNVHVQRLRSKVERDPERPEIVVTVRGVGYKAGPS; translated from the coding sequence ATGATGTCAGGCATGAAGGGACGAGTCCTTGTCGTCGACGACGACACCGCACTGGCCGAGATGCTCGGGATTGTGCTGCGTGGTGAAGGTTTTGAGCCGTCGTTCGTAGCTGATGGCGACAAGGCGCTGGCTGCTTTTCGGGAGGCCAAGCCTGATCTTGTGCTGCTCGACTTGATGCTGCCGGGGCGTGACGGTATCGAGGTGTGCCGCCTGATCAGGGCGGAGTCCGGGGTGCCGATCGTGATGCTCACGGCCAAGAGCGACACCGTTGACGTGGTGGTCGGTCTGGAGTCGGGGGCGGATGACTACATCGTCAAGCCGTTCAAGCCGAAGGAGCTCGTGGCCCGGATCCGGGCGCGGCTGCGGAGGTCGGAGGAGCCTGCTCCCGAGCAGCTGGCCATCGGTGACCTGGTCATCGACGTGGCGGGGCACTCCGTGAAGCGGGACGGGCAGTCGATCGCGCTGACGCCGTTGGAGTTCGACCTGCTGGTGGCGCTGGCACGCAAGCCGTGGCAGGTGTTCACGCGTGAGGTGCTGCTCGAGCAGGTCTGGGGCTATCGGCACGCGGCGGACACCCGGCTGGTGAACGTGCACGTCCAGCGGCTGCGGTCCAAGGTCGAGCGGGACCCGGAGCGGCCGGAGATCGTGGTGACCGTCCGTGGTGTCGGTTACAAGGCCGGACCGAGCTGA
- the mtnA gene encoding S-methyl-5-thioribose-1-phosphate isomerase, with protein sequence MADQYAQSGEDKRPTQIPAVPAIRWDDPPEGPVLVLLDQTRLPGEESELVCTDAPALVDAIRRLAVRGAPLLGIAGAYGVALAAARGFDVDEAADSLAGARPTAVNLAYGARRAQAAYRTAVAGGADPRRAAGAALEAARALHAEDAEASTRMAAHGLALLDELLPGGGHRILTHCNTGALVSGGEGTAFAVALKAHREGSLRRLWVDETRPLLQGARLTAYEAARNGMAYTLLTDNAAGSLFAAGEVDAVLIGADRIAADGSVANKVGSYPLAVLARYHHVPFIVVAPVTTVDPGTPNGAAIEVEQRGGHEVTEVTAPYAPVSGMEAGGGIPVAPLGTQAYNPAFDVTPPELVTAIVTEEGVLSPVTAEGLAELCARSRQVTIS encoded by the coding sequence ATGGCTGATCAGTACGCGCAATCAGGCGAGGACAAACGGCCGACCCAGATACCCGCGGTCCCCGCGATCCGCTGGGACGACCCACCCGAAGGCCCCGTCCTGGTGCTTCTCGACCAGACCAGGCTGCCGGGCGAGGAGAGCGAGCTGGTGTGCACCGACGCACCGGCCCTGGTGGACGCGATCCGGAGGCTGGCGGTGCGAGGGGCGCCGCTCCTGGGCATCGCGGGGGCGTACGGCGTCGCGCTGGCCGCGGCCCGGGGCTTCGACGTGGACGAGGCGGCGGACTCGCTGGCGGGGGCGCGGCCCACCGCGGTCAACCTTGCCTACGGGGCGCGTCGGGCCCAGGCCGCGTACCGCACCGCGGTGGCGGGCGGTGCCGATCCGCGGCGGGCGGCGGGTGCCGCGCTCGAGGCGGCGCGGGCGCTGCACGCCGAGGACGCCGAGGCGAGCACCAGGATGGCGGCGCACGGACTGGCGCTGCTCGACGAGTTGCTGCCCGGTGGCGGGCATCGGATCCTGACGCACTGCAACACGGGGGCGCTGGTCTCCGGAGGGGAGGGCACGGCGTTCGCGGTGGCGCTCAAGGCGCACCGCGAGGGGAGCCTGCGCAGGCTGTGGGTGGACGAGACGCGGCCGCTGCTCCAGGGGGCGAGGCTCACCGCATATGAGGCGGCGCGGAACGGAATGGCGTACACCTTGCTCACGGACAACGCGGCGGGTTCGCTGTTCGCGGCGGGAGAGGTGGATGCCGTGCTCATCGGTGCCGACCGCATCGCGGCCGACGGTTCGGTGGCGAACAAGGTGGGGAGCTATCCGCTCGCCGTGCTGGCGCGATATCACCACGTGCCGTTCATCGTGGTGGCGCCGGTGACGACGGTGGACCCGGGCACCCCGAACGGGGCGGCCATCGAGGTGGAGCAGCGAGGTGGGCATGAAGTGACGGAGGTCACGGCGCCGTACGCGCCGGTGAGCGGGATGGAAGCGGGGGGCGGGATACCGGTGGCGCCCCTGGGAACGCAGGCGTACAACCCCGCGTTCGACGTGACACCACCGGAGTTGGTGACGGCGATCGTCACGGAAGAGGGCGTTCTGTCACCTGTGACAGCAGAGGGCCTTGCCGAGCTGTGTGCCAGGTCACGCCAGGTAACGATTAGCTAA
- a CDS encoding DUF4129 domain-containing protein: MTAAGAVLREFGAAPLLPRTGDEPPVTIPRDPAREAAERELSKPMYHENDPSLFERALNRFWGWVDDLFSAASGATPGGVLGLLVIVLAVLLLAAALWWRLGTPHRVATSAPALFDDRPRSAAEHRAASEAHAAQAHWNQAVQERMRAVVRALEERAVLDPRPGRTADEAAAEAGRTLPAHTDRLRSAARTFDDVTYGGRTADEPAYLRLAELDSDLENTKPVLTSTAHTTPSNSSQGAAE, from the coding sequence GTGACCGCGGCGGGGGCAGTACTCAGAGAGTTCGGCGCGGCACCGCTCCTGCCGCGCACCGGCGACGAGCCACCGGTGACGATCCCGCGCGACCCCGCACGGGAGGCCGCCGAACGCGAACTGTCCAAGCCGATGTACCACGAGAACGACCCCAGCCTCTTCGAGCGCGCCCTGAACCGCTTCTGGGGCTGGGTCGACGACCTGTTCTCCGCCGCCTCGGGGGCCACTCCGGGCGGCGTGCTCGGCCTCCTGGTCATCGTGCTGGCCGTGCTGCTCCTGGCCGCTGCCCTGTGGTGGCGCCTCGGCACCCCCCACCGCGTCGCCACCTCGGCCCCCGCCCTCTTCGACGACCGCCCCCGCAGCGCCGCCGAACACCGCGCCGCCTCCGAGGCGCACGCCGCCCAGGCCCACTGGAACCAGGCCGTCCAGGAACGCATGCGTGCCGTCGTCCGTGCCCTGGAGGAACGCGCGGTACTGGACCCCCGCCCCGGCCGCACCGCCGACGAAGCCGCAGCGGAGGCGGGCCGCACTCTCCCCGCCCACACCGACCGACTCCGCTCCGCCGCCCGCACCTTCGACGACGTCACATACGGCGGCCGCACCGCCGACGAACCGGCATACCTCCGCCTCGCCGAACTCGACAGCGACCTGGAGAACACCAAACCGGTCCTGACGAGCACCGCCCACACCACACCGAGCAACAGCTCCCAGGGGGCGGCCGAATGA
- a CDS encoding DUF4350 domain-containing protein: MTGPTPGTAPEQSAATPPPAAPTSISPTPRQLWTRSRGIVLALVILLVAAVVIAAVRSGTQHGRLDPRSADSHGSRAVAELLADRGVSTRVVTSSEEARSATGPDTTLLVANPDVLTDRQRSRLHAATKAADGRTVLVTPGARSLGTLAPGVTASDATSTDSTLSPDCSLPAARRAGPADMGGLRYDTLAPDAESCYLSDGLPSLLHLPAPHGKGDTVVLGAPDILYNERLDQQGNASLALQLLGSRPHLVWYLPSLSDDRAATGSERRGFFDLLPSGWLWATLQLTIAAALAALWRARRFGPLVAERLPVVIRASEAAEGRARLYRKVNARDRAAAALRTATRTRLASLVGVPPARAHAPETLLPALSARLRTPGQDPHPLLFGPPPGNDAALIALADQLDALEREVRHS; encoded by the coding sequence ATGACCGGCCCCACCCCGGGCACCGCGCCGGAACAGTCGGCAGCCACCCCACCTCCTGCCGCCCCGACCTCGATCTCCCCCACGCCCCGCCAGCTCTGGACCCGCTCCCGAGGTATCGTCCTCGCCCTGGTCATCCTGCTCGTGGCGGCCGTCGTGATCGCCGCGGTCCGCTCCGGCACCCAGCACGGCCGCCTCGACCCCCGCTCCGCCGACTCTCACGGCAGCCGGGCTGTCGCCGAACTCCTCGCCGACCGGGGCGTGTCCACCCGAGTGGTCACCAGCTCCGAAGAGGCCCGCTCCGCGACGGGCCCCGACACGACCCTCCTCGTCGCCAACCCCGACGTACTCACCGACCGCCAGCGCTCCCGCCTGCACGCGGCCACCAAAGCCGCCGACGGCCGCACCGTCCTCGTCACCCCGGGCGCCCGCTCCCTCGGCACCCTCGCCCCCGGGGTCACCGCGAGCGACGCGACCAGCACCGACTCCACGCTCTCCCCCGACTGCTCCCTCCCCGCCGCACGCCGCGCCGGCCCCGCCGACATGGGCGGACTCCGCTACGACACCCTCGCCCCTGACGCCGAGTCCTGCTACCTCAGCGATGGTCTGCCCAGCCTGCTGCATCTCCCCGCCCCCCACGGAAAGGGCGACACCGTCGTCCTCGGCGCCCCCGACATCCTTTACAACGAACGCCTCGACCAGCAGGGCAACGCCTCGCTAGCCCTGCAACTCCTCGGCTCCCGCCCCCACTTGGTCTGGTACCTCCCCTCCCTCTCCGACGACCGGGCGGCCACCGGATCCGAACGCCGCGGCTTCTTCGACCTGCTCCCCTCCGGCTGGCTCTGGGCCACCCTGCAGCTCACCATCGCCGCCGCACTCGCCGCCCTGTGGCGCGCCCGCCGCTTCGGCCCCCTCGTCGCCGAACGCCTCCCCGTCGTCATCCGCGCCTCGGAAGCCGCCGAGGGACGTGCCCGCCTCTACCGCAAGGTGAACGCCCGCGACCGCGCAGCCGCCGCCCTACGCACCGCCACCCGCACCCGCCTCGCCTCCCTCGTCGGCGTACCCCCCGCCCGGGCACACGCGCCCGAGACCCTGCTCCCCGCGCTCTCCGCCCGCCTGCGCACCCCCGGCCAAGACCCGCACCCCCTCCTCTTTGGGCCACCCCCCGGCAACGACGCAGCACTCATCGCCCTCGCCGACCAACTCGACGCCCTCGAAAGAGAGGTACGCCACTCATGA
- a CDS encoding AAA family ATPase, with the protein MDPTTDNGPTGASRGPRASLEALRAEISKAVVGQDPAVTGLVVALLCRGHVLLEGVPGVAKTLLVRALASSLELETKRVQFTPDLMPSDITGSLVYDARTTEFSFQPGPVFTNLLLADEINRTPPKTQSSLLEAMEERQVTVDGTPRPLPEPFLVAATQNPVEYEGTYPLPEAQLDRFLLKLTVPLPSRQDEIDVLTRHAEGFNPRDLRAAGVRPVAGAADLEAARADVAKTAISPEITAYVVDVCRATRDSPSLTLGVSPRGATALLSTARAWAWLTGRDYVIPDDVKALALPTLRHRIQLRPEAEMEGVTADSVINAILAHVPVPR; encoded by the coding sequence ATGGACCCGACCACTGACAACGGGCCCACCGGAGCTTCCCGCGGCCCACGCGCTTCCCTCGAAGCCCTGCGCGCCGAGATCTCCAAGGCCGTGGTCGGCCAGGACCCCGCCGTCACCGGACTTGTCGTCGCCCTGCTCTGCCGTGGTCACGTCCTACTAGAAGGAGTCCCTGGGGTAGCCAAAACGTTGCTCGTCCGCGCCCTCGCATCCAGCCTCGAACTGGAGACCAAGCGCGTGCAGTTCACCCCCGACCTCATGCCGAGCGACATCACGGGCTCCCTCGTGTACGACGCCCGCACCACCGAGTTCTCCTTCCAGCCTGGCCCGGTCTTCACCAACCTCCTCCTGGCCGACGAAATCAACCGCACCCCGCCGAAGACCCAGTCCTCGCTCCTCGAAGCGATGGAAGAACGCCAGGTCACCGTCGACGGCACACCGCGCCCGCTCCCCGAGCCCTTCCTCGTCGCGGCCACCCAGAACCCGGTCGAGTACGAGGGCACGTACCCCCTCCCGGAGGCACAACTGGACCGTTTCCTCCTGAAACTGACGGTTCCTCTCCCCTCGCGCCAGGACGAGATCGACGTCCTCACCCGGCACGCTGAAGGCTTCAACCCGCGCGACCTGCGCGCCGCCGGCGTACGCCCCGTGGCGGGCGCCGCCGACCTGGAAGCCGCCCGCGCCGACGTCGCGAAGACCGCCATCTCCCCCGAGATCACCGCGTACGTCGTGGACGTCTGCCGCGCCACCCGCGACTCCCCGTCCCTCACCCTCGGCGTCTCCCCCCGAGGCGCCACGGCCCTGCTCTCCACGGCCCGTGCCTGGGCCTGGCTCACCGGCCGCGACTACGTCATCCCCGACGACGTCAAAGCCCTGGCCCTCCCCACCCTCCGCCACCGGATCCAGCTCCGCCCAGAAGCCGAGATGGAGGGCGTCACCGCCGACTCCGTCATCAACGCGATCCTCGCCCACGTCCCGGTCCCCCGCTGA
- a CDS encoding DUF58 domain-containing protein → MALTGRATLLAALGTLPVGLWGPSWTGILAVNAPLALACACDFALATPVRRLGLTRSGDTSVRLGEPADVDLTITNPSGRALRADLRDAWPPSSWQPGSEYTASRHRLAVPPGERRRVTTRLRPTRRGDHEADRVTVRSYGPLGLFTRQGSHKVPWSLRVLPPFASRKHLPSKLARLRELDGRTSVLTRGQGTEFDSLREYVPGDDTRSIDWRATARHSHVAVRTWRPERDRHILIVLDTGRTSAGRVGDAPRLDASMDAALLLAALASRAGDRVDLLAYDRRVRALVQGRSAGDVLPSMVNALATLEPELVETDARSLTSTALHTAPRASLLVLLTSLDTAPIEEGLLPVLPRLTKRHKVLVASVADPHIEEMAASRGTAEAVYDAASAAQSQSERHRTAEQLRNRGVTVVDATPHALAPALADAYLALKSAGRL, encoded by the coding sequence ATGGCCCTCACCGGACGCGCCACTCTCCTCGCGGCCCTGGGCACGCTCCCCGTCGGACTCTGGGGTCCCAGCTGGACCGGCATCCTCGCCGTGAACGCCCCCCTGGCCCTGGCCTGCGCCTGCGACTTCGCCCTGGCCACCCCGGTGCGTCGCCTCGGACTGACCCGCTCCGGCGATACGTCCGTGCGTCTGGGCGAACCCGCCGACGTCGACCTCACCATCACCAACCCCTCGGGCCGCGCCCTGCGCGCCGACCTCCGCGACGCCTGGCCTCCGAGCAGCTGGCAGCCCGGCTCGGAATACACCGCATCACGTCACCGCCTGGCCGTCCCGCCCGGCGAACGCCGCCGCGTCACCACCCGCTTGCGCCCAACGCGCCGAGGCGACCACGAAGCCGACCGTGTGACAGTCCGCTCATACGGCCCCCTGGGCCTCTTCACCCGCCAAGGCAGCCACAAAGTCCCCTGGTCCCTTCGCGTCCTTCCGCCCTTCGCCAGCCGGAAGCACCTGCCTTCCAAACTGGCCCGCCTCCGCGAACTCGACGGCCGCACCAGCGTGCTGACGCGCGGCCAGGGCACCGAATTCGACAGTCTTCGCGAGTACGTCCCCGGTGACGACACCCGCTCCATCGACTGGCGCGCCACCGCCCGCCATTCCCATGTAGCGGTCCGCACCTGGCGCCCGGAGCGCGACCGTCACATCCTCATCGTCCTCGACACCGGCCGTACGTCGGCCGGCCGCGTCGGCGACGCCCCCCGCCTCGACGCATCCATGGACGCGGCCCTGCTCCTCGCGGCCCTCGCTTCCCGCGCCGGCGACCGCGTGGACCTCCTCGCCTACGATCGCCGAGTACGCGCCCTCGTACAGGGCCGCTCGGCCGGAGACGTACTCCCCTCCATGGTCAACGCCTTGGCGACACTGGAACCAGAACTCGTCGAAACAGACGCCCGGAGCCTGACCTCGACAGCTCTCCACACCGCCCCGCGGGCTTCCCTGCTCGTGCTGCTCACCAGCCTCGACACGGCCCCCATTGAAGAGGGCCTGCTGCCCGTCCTCCCCCGTCTGACGAAACGCCACAAGGTACTGGTGGCGTCGGTCGCCGACCCTCACATCGAGGAAATGGCCGCGTCACGAGGAACAGCGGAAGCGGTCTACGACGCAGCATCGGCTGCCCAATCCCAGTCGGAACGCCACCGCACGGCAGAACAACTCAGGAACCGAGGCGTTACGGTCGTGGACGCCACGCCCCACGCTCTGGCTCCTGCGCTGGCGGACGCGTACCTGGCTCTCAAATCCGCAGGCCGCCTATAA
- a CDS encoding stage II sporulation protein M yields MDLDVFVSAHRAEWDRLDALLRRRRRLSGVEADELVALYQRTATHLSLIQSSAPDPQLTGRLTHLVARARSAITGTRRASWRDVTRFLTHGFPAAVYRSRRWWIPTALLSTVLAAVIGWWIATHPEVQSTIAAPSDLREMTRPGGEYETYYSSHPAASFAAQVWTNNAQAAAMCLVLGAFLCFPVIWILFQNMLNLGVGIGLMSSAGRLDTFLGLVLPHGLLELTAVFVAAGTGLRLGWSVIDPGPRTRRTALAEEGRSALGMAIGLALVLFVSGAIEGFVTPSGLPTWARIAIGIGAELAFLLYVYVLGGRAARAGETGDLDSTERSASVPLAA; encoded by the coding sequence ATGGACCTCGACGTCTTCGTGTCCGCCCACCGAGCCGAGTGGGACCGACTGGACGCCCTGCTGCGCCGCCGGCGCCGCCTCTCCGGAGTAGAGGCCGACGAACTGGTCGCCCTCTACCAACGCACCGCCACCCATCTCTCCCTGATCCAGTCCAGCGCCCCGGACCCACAGCTCACCGGACGGCTGACACACCTGGTGGCACGCGCGCGTAGTGCCATAACCGGTACGCGACGAGCCTCCTGGCGCGACGTGACCCGCTTCCTGACGCACGGCTTCCCCGCCGCGGTCTACCGCTCCCGCCGCTGGTGGATCCCCACGGCTCTGCTGTCGACGGTCCTCGCGGCGGTCATCGGCTGGTGGATCGCAACGCACCCCGAGGTGCAGTCCACGATCGCCGCCCCCAGCGACCTCCGGGAGATGACCCGTCCCGGGGGTGAGTACGAGACGTACTACTCCAGTCACCCCGCAGCCTCGTTCGCCGCCCAGGTGTGGACGAACAACGCCCAGGCGGCAGCCATGTGCCTCGTCCTGGGAGCGTTCCTCTGCTTCCCCGTCATATGGATCCTCTTCCAGAACATGCTGAACCTCGGAGTGGGCATCGGCCTGATGTCCTCGGCCGGTCGCCTGGACACCTTCCTGGGCCTGGTCCTGCCCCACGGCCTCCTGGAGCTGACCGCAGTCTTCGTCGCGGCAGGTACGGGCCTACGTCTCGGCTGGAGCGTCATCGACCCGGGCCCTCGCACGCGCCGCACAGCGCTCGCGGAGGAGGGCCGTTCAGCCCTGGGCATGGCCATCGGCCTGGCCCTGGTCCTCTTCGTCTCGGGCGCCATCGAAGGCTTCGTCACCCCGTCGGGCCTCCCGACATGGGCCCGCATCGCCATCGGAATCGGCGCCGAACTGGCCTTCCTTCTGTACGTCTACGTGCTGGGCGGAAGAGCCGCCAGAGCAGGAGAAACCGGCGACCTCGACAGCACCGAACGCAGCGCTTCCGTCCCCCTCGCCGCTTGA
- a CDS encoding RDD family protein — MSELVTGEAVALELRPAKLPSRALAVLIDLAVALVLYLVVTFGIIASTSSLDDAAAAAVAVASFVLVLIGIPIAVETLSHGRSLGKLACGLRVVRDDGGPIRFRHALVRGAVGVVEILMTFGVVACIASLVSARGRRLGDVFAGTLVVRERVPAGRDAFVPPPPPWLVGRFAELDLSGVPEGLWLAIRQYLTRMGQLDPQVGGAMAERLAGDLVQRTGAPAPYGVPAAAYLAAVVHERQARDARRAFGGDGAGAGLRTGSEMDGGGDSRTDRSRAYGSVAAASFGAPGAAGASAAPGAEGEFGAEGAPGATGAAGAPGASAAPGTEGEFGAEGAPGAGGAAGAVGEFGAGDVSRTGGAAGASSVPRVRDSGSGGSDTEEGPPATGFVPPA; from the coding sequence GTGAGTGAGCTTGTGACGGGTGAGGCGGTGGCATTGGAGCTACGGCCCGCGAAGCTGCCGAGCCGGGCACTGGCCGTGCTGATCGACCTGGCCGTGGCACTGGTGCTGTATCTGGTGGTGACCTTCGGGATCATCGCCTCTACTTCTTCGTTGGACGATGCCGCGGCTGCCGCGGTCGCGGTCGCCAGCTTCGTACTCGTTCTGATCGGTATACCCATCGCTGTGGAGACGCTCAGCCATGGGCGGTCGCTCGGGAAGCTGGCGTGTGGGCTGCGCGTGGTGCGGGACGACGGTGGGCCCATCCGGTTCCGGCACGCGCTGGTGCGGGGGGCCGTCGGGGTCGTCGAGATTCTTATGACGTTCGGGGTCGTCGCGTGCATCGCGTCGCTGGTGTCGGCGCGGGGGCGGCGGCTCGGGGATGTGTTCGCGGGGACGCTGGTCGTACGGGAGCGGGTGCCTGCGGGGCGGGACGCGTTCGTTCCTCCGCCGCCGCCCTGGCTGGTCGGGCGGTTCGCCGAGCTGGACCTGTCCGGGGTGCCGGAGGGGTTGTGGCTGGCCATCCGCCAATACCTCACGCGGATGGGGCAGCTGGATCCGCAGGTGGGCGGGGCGATGGCTGAGCGGCTCGCGGGGGATCTGGTGCAGCGGACGGGTGCACCGGCACCGTATGGGGTGCCGGCTGCCGCGTATCTCGCCGCCGTGGTGCATGAGCGGCAGGCTCGGGATGCTCGGCGGGCGTTTGGTGGGGATGGGGCAGGGGCGGGATTGCGGACGGGGTCGGAGATGGACGGCGGGGGTGACTCTCGCACTGACCGTTCTCGCGCGTACGGCTCTGTGGCTGCGGCCAGTTTCGGCGCTCCCGGTGCCGCCGGTGCGTCTGCCGCTCCCGGTGCCGAGGGTGAGTTCGGAGCCGAGGGTGCGCCCGGTGCGACTGGTGCTGCGGGTGCGCCCGGTGCGTCTGCCGCTCCCGGTACCGAGGGTGAGTTCGGTGCCGAGGGTGCGCCCGGTGCTGGCGGTGCGGCTGGTGCTGTTGGTGAGTTCGGTGCTGGCGATGTGTCTCGTACTGGCGGTGCGGCTGGTGCTTCTTCTGTCCCTCGTGTTCGGGATTCCGGGTCCGGGGGGTCCGATACGGAGGAGGGGCCCCCGGCCACCGGGTTCGTGCCGCCTGCGTGA